The nucleotide sequence GACCATTGGTTTGTCAAATAGAGTGGAATAAAATTCTATGTATGGCTACAAATATAAAGAAGAATGGATTCttgactatattttttatttgttaatttgtggACTTAATTCGTATGTAATTGataatttgatatataaataaaatcaaggttTGTCATGAGTcaaaaactttatttatttcttcataTTTCTGTATATACACTTgcctatttttgttttttttttttgggtgagcTGAGAACattcacttttaattaattgttgatTTAACCCTGatttaaacataaaattattcaaacaaCAACGTTGAGGACTTTGATCTTAGAATTATTAAATTCAAAACTCTACACTTTATTGgtacatctcaatatttatgaCATGTATTATTATAGTAATATTTATCGATATCAGTCACATATATCGATAAATATTATGGTAATACATGTCATTAATATAATGTAACTGACTTGTGAATAATACAAGTGTAGGATCTAGTTTTATAAAGAATGCATAGTAATggcagtttttttatttaaaaaagaatcatATGAGAAACTTCCAAATGCTTCAACATCTCAACTTGCTACTAGTACAAAAACTgatttttaacatgtttttaagGTCATAAGTCTATTTCTTAACCGGTGTAAGATCTTCCGTTttaatatatgaaattttttaggaCGATTTTTCAACTGGATTAAAATAATATGGTTCAATCCGGTTGAGAATTGAGATAAACATTCATCTTAACATTTTTATCATCAACGCAATATTGTGTTACATTTTAAGTTGGTTGTGAGAAACAAATATAAACTTCGTGTTACATTATTTTATGTCGCCTTTTGCCAAAAACCAGAGAGAATTGAGATATAATACCAAGGCTAAAGTATACTTTTTATTCTCTCTATAATTTACAAAATGTTTGTTATGATCTTTTATCgtcttttttattcattttagtcctttatctttcttttaccGAATTGACTGGCATCAATTAATATCATTGGTTTAATTAAGACAATAGGTTTGAGATTTAGGGAGGTTTCTTTGGCACGACTCCCTTGGACTGACCATGAATTGCAAAGTAGTGaatttttattgaatgttaTTGTAAAACTAATTCACATTGATAGTGCATACCTTTTTAACTCGTATAATTtctgtctttaaaaaaaagtttaatgatAACCGAGTACTCTAAATATTATGAAGGTTATCTCACACGAAATGCAAGAAAGCAATACATCtcaattttgaaaaagggatgtgtgattagtttttttttttgttttgttttgttttgtttagtagCTTAGTGGTTGGAGCACATAATTAAATGcagagaagtggggtgtccgaggttcgaaccccggtccactacataaattatgcaatgtctctaCCAACTAAACTCACAGAGATtgattagttttgtttttgacGAAAATCATAGTGCGATATACATTTAAAGTATTCGCCTTGTATCTTCTTATATTGTCGCGTTCTaagttatcttaaaaaaaattggagaagagaaaattattattaatagcaGTGCTAACCATTTTACAATAGTCCCAAATAAGATTTAAAATATATCTCTTGAGATTATATAGTCAAGTTTTGATAATAAATTGACACTTCTTATGAGTCTTCTCAATTTGAATCTTGAAACTTTAACTTCTTTAATCTCTTTTCCCAATCCGAGGGAGATATCAATCTCAAGAAGGTTAATGATTTGTATTCCAATTTcatcaaatataattttaattatgattttttaccATGTAAAAATTTGCAATCGCATTTTTTTCACAAAAGAATAAAATGTGTATCGGGCTTAAAatgagttaaatttaaattaggTGTTGTGAGATGAATAACTCGGAATTAATTATTCTTAATTTATGGTGTCAAATTACAAAAGTGAATTCAAGTTGCTTATATTTCTATTACGCTAAATAGTCATAGTAATTTGGAGTTTTATTTAAGGAATTGTTTTGCTCaataatcaaactcaaattcttCTAAACGATTGTTTTTTTTGATAGAGTCATTAACCGCTTGTTTACTATACGTTGAATGGTTGAAAATATATGTTAGCTAGCTGGCCATGTAGTAGAGATATGATCCAATATTCATAGAAAAAAGAAGATTTAATCCAATAATTATTTAGGACATGCAATTCAGGGTTTTATCGTGCATCCATGTCATATCCTACatcttataattattattattattattgtaggGACGTGTGCATTGATGAAAAATTCAAAGTTAGTAATTTAATAAGTGACCAAATATGCTCTAAGTGTGTGTTTTTAGATAGCAATACATGTTCTCCACTCACTAGGTAGGTGAATGATCTCTAGTCATGTATTTTCTTGCAAGGAAACAACACTCTACAAATGAAAGACTCCCCTCCTTATATTTACCTAGAGCTTTATTATTCATAAGCCACGACGTGCAACCAATTATCTTGGTCCATCCAAttattcatatactccataatgCAGTATGTATTTATGTTACACAAACACTATGCTCTATAAATAGCCTTGATATTCAGGGTATTCTACCTTACCACTGCTTTGAAGCATTTACCACCCTTTTTCTGAAACATTACAAAGAAACTAACTTATGATGGCTTCTCATAGATCCATTTTCGCTATCTCTATCCTTCTTTTTGCGTTGCTAGCCATAGCCTCCGCAACTGATTATGTGTATGGTCCAGCACCAAACACTGAGAAGTCTGAACCCGAAATCGAAGTAGATAAGAAGTCATACTCTACAAAATCAGACTATGAAGTTTCcaaatccaaaacaaattatGAGTATAGTCCAACTCCAAAGGTTGAGAAATCCAAACTCGATATAGATTACGAAGTACATTTAATAAAACCAAACTATAAAGTTCCCAAACCCAAAGTAAATTATAGATATGATCCCGTTCCAGAGATAGAGAGACCTGAACCAGAAACATATTACAAACACCTCACCAAACCAAACTACGAAGTTCCCAAACCTGAAATAGATTATGGGTATAGTCCAACTCCAAAGGTTGAGAAGCCTAAGTCCGAAGAAGTTTACACATcaaaccccacaaaaccggacTATGAAGTTCCCAAAACCAAAATAGATTATGGCTATGCACCGGCTCCCAAGATTGAGAAACCCAAGTCCGAAGCTGTTTACACACcaaaccccacaaaaccggacTATGGAGTTCCCAAACCTAAAACAACCTATGAATATGCCCCTGCCCCCAAGATTGAGAAACCAAAGTCCGAAGCAATTTACACACCAAACCCAACAAAACCAAACTATGAAGTTCCCAAACCCAAAACAAATTATGAGTATGCCCCAGCTCCCAAGATTGAGAAACCAAAGTCTGAAGTAGTTCACACACCAAACCCCACAAAACCTGACTATGAAGTTCCCAAATCCAAAATTGATTATGGGTATGCCTCGACCCCCAAAATCGAGAAATCCAAGTCTGAAGCAGTCTACACACCAAACCCCACAAAATCAGACTATGAAGTTCCCAAAACCAAAACAGATTATGAGTATGCCCCAGCCCCCAAGATTGAGAAACCAAAGTCTGAAGTAGTTTACACACGAAACCCCACAAAACCTGACTATGAAGTTCCCAAATCCAAAACTGATTATGGGTATGCCCCGACCCCCAAAATCGAGAAATCCAAGTCTGAAGCAGTCTACACACCAAACCCCACAAAATCAGACTATGAAGTTCCCAAAACCAAAATAGATTATGAGTATGCCCCAGCCCCCAAGATCGAGAAACCAAAGTCTGAAGCAGTTTACACACCAAAATCCACAAAACCAGACTATGAAGTTcccaaaacaaattataactaTGCCCCAGCACCAAAAATTGAGAAACCCAGACTTGATACAAATTATAAACTACTCCCCACAAAACCAGATTATGAAGTtccaaaaccaaaagaaaactaCGAAGTGCAACTGCCCACAATCATTAGTGTTCAAGGAGTGGTTTTGTGTAAATCTGGCTCTAATTATTATCCAATTCAAGGTAAATTTTCGCTTATAtgataaaaaggaaaagaaaattaaaaacataactCACCTAGCTATAATACTTTTTTACAACATTTCTTATGTTTTTCATGTTTGACATTGAAACCAATTAGTTTATGTTAGTCAGGActttaaaatttgatgatatatCATTGATTATATATTTATCATGTGTGAGAAATGCAGGGGCTGTAGCACGAGTTACATGTGAATGTGTGAATGAGCTTGGATATGAGACAGGTCCTATAACAGTATTGAGTCATGTAACAGATAGTAAAGGTTATTACTATGTTACATTGTCACTTGCAGAGTTGGGATCAAAGTTGAAGATTAACGAATGCAAAGCATACCTAGAGAGTTCTCCATTAGAGACATGTAAAGTTCCCACCGATGTGAACCATGGCATCAGTGGTGCTCCTCTTTCTTCTTACCGTCTTCTTGAAAACAATTCCAGATTGTACTCTGTTGCACCTTTCTTCTGCACCTCACAAGCTAAACCAGTTCCTAATGGTTATTAAACATGTGCATTGGTTTTCCAAAGAAAGTGAGATAAACTGGCTGCAAAGTTCTACAATGATGATTTCATgtctgtatttttttatttgttagtttGTGGTTTTTCTATTCTTCTAATGTTTTGTTAATCGTTCAATTTTCACAATTCgttatatatgaaaataatggtTCACCATGAGCCAAACTTTATCTCTTCATATTTGCGCATATACA is from Medicago truncatula cultivar Jemalong A17 chromosome 1, MtrunA17r5.0-ANR, whole genome shotgun sequence and encodes:
- the LOC11413892 gene encoding extensin-2 — its product is MMASHRSIFAISILLFALLAIASATDYVYGPAPNTEKSEPEIEVDKKSYSTKSDYEVSKSKTNYEYSPTPKVEKSKLDIDYEVHLIKPNYKVPKPKVNYRYDPVPEIERPEPETYYKHLTKPNYEVPKPEIDYGYSPTPKVEKPKSEEVYTSNPTKPDYEVPKTKIDYGYAPAPKIEKPKSEAVYTPNPTKPDYGVPKPKTTYEYAPAPKIEKPKSEAIYTPNPTKPNYEVPKPKTNYEYAPAPKIEKPKSEVVHTPNPTKPDYEVPKSKIDYGYASTPKIEKSKSEAVYTPNPTKSDYEVPKTKTDYEYAPAPKIEKPKSEVVYTRNPTKPDYEVPKSKTDYGYAPTPKIEKSKSEAVYTPNPTKSDYEVPKTKIDYEYAPAPKIEKPKSEAVYTPKSTKPDYEVPKTNYNYAPAPKIEKPRLDTNYKLLPTKPDYEVPKPKENYEVQLPTIISVQGVVLCKSGSNYYPIQGAVARVTCECVNELGYETGPITVLSHVTDSKGYYYVTLSLAELGSKLKINECKAYLESSPLETCKVPTDVNHGISGAPLSSYRLLENNSRLYSVAPFFCTSQAKPVPNGY